In the genome of Rhizobium rhizogenes, one region contains:
- a CDS encoding TadE/TadG family type IV pilus assembly protein — MSTRRSDLFLRRCRIRFSSYAADIRAATAVEFGLLLPVYFLLVFGIFEVGLALLFSLNLAMAANAGGEFLRKAAASQTTVTEAEFRRVIASNFLLGTTDEDMKITLVPIPDADFTAVPLTFPVENKFQTPDRSAGQYLLALGFNWRFILPTTRLLIPGGGKQPQLQNVSLAITAVRVTE; from the coding sequence ATGTCGACGCGCCGAAGTGATTTGTTCCTTCGCCGTTGCCGCATCCGGTTCAGCTCCTACGCTGCCGACATCCGGGCGGCGACGGCGGTCGAGTTCGGCCTGCTCCTGCCGGTGTATTTTCTGCTGGTGTTCGGTATTTTCGAAGTTGGTCTGGCGCTGCTGTTCAGTCTCAATCTGGCAATGGCGGCCAATGCCGGGGGAGAATTTCTGCGCAAGGCAGCGGCAAGCCAGACGACGGTTACCGAAGCTGAATTCAGGCGGGTCATCGCCTCGAACTTCCTGCTTGGCACGACGGACGAGGATATGAAGATCACGCTCGTCCCGATCCCGGATGCGGATTTCACCGCCGTGCCGTTGACATTCCCGGTCGAGAACAAATTTCAGACGCCGGACAGAAGCGCCGGGCAATATCTTCTGGCGCTCGGTTTCAATTGGCGATTCATTCTGCCCACCACACGTCTGTTGATTCCCGGTGGCGGCAAGCAGCCGCAATTGCAGAACGTATCTTTGGCGATCACCGCCGTTCGGGTGACGGAATGA
- a CDS encoding acyl carrier protein, translating into MLAAKKSEIDVADTIYSYLSNRFPAYAPFSADTLLLEGGVIDSLGFLELMIFLGEGFGIILDDEHFTPENLGTPADLIAFVLRERRR; encoded by the coding sequence ATGCTTGCGGCGAAAAAGAGCGAAATCGACGTTGCTGATACCATCTATTCCTATCTCTCCAACCGCTTCCCCGCCTATGCGCCCTTTTCCGCCGACACGCTGCTTCTCGAAGGCGGCGTGATCGATTCGCTTGGCTTTCTGGAGCTGATGATCTTTCTCGGCGAGGGTTTCGGCATCATTCTCGATGACGAGCATTTCACGCCGGAAAATCTCGGCACGCCCGCAGACCTCATCGCCTTCGTCCTCAGGGAACGGAGGAGATGA
- a CDS encoding S-(hydroxymethyl)glutathione dehydrogenase/class III alcohol dehydrogenase, which yields MDVRAAVAIQAGKPLEVMTVQLEGPRAGEVLVEVKATGICHTDDFTLSGADPEGLFPAILGHEGAGVVVDVGPGVTSVKKGDHVIPLYTPECRECYSCTSRKTNLCTSIRATQGQGVMPDGTSRFSIGKDKIHHYMGCSTFSNYTVLPEIALAKINPDAPFDKVCYIGCGVTTGIGAVINTAKVEIGSTAIVFGLGGIGLNVLQGLRLAGADMIIGVDINPDRKAWGEKFGMTHFVNPKEVGEDIVPYLVNMTKRNGDLIGGADYTFDCTGNTKVMRQALEASHRGWGKSVIIGVAGAGQEISTRPFQLVTGRNWMGTAFGGARGRTDVPKIVDWYMEGKIQIDPMITHTMPLEDINKGFELMHRGESIRGVVVY from the coding sequence ATGGACGTACGCGCCGCTGTTGCCATTCAGGCAGGAAAACCGCTTGAGGTCATGACCGTTCAGCTTGAAGGTCCGCGCGCCGGCGAAGTGCTTGTTGAGGTCAAGGCGACCGGCATCTGCCACACGGATGATTTCACCCTGTCGGGTGCCGATCCGGAAGGTCTGTTTCCGGCGATCCTCGGCCATGAAGGTGCTGGCGTCGTGGTTGATGTCGGCCCCGGCGTCACCTCGGTCAAGAAGGGCGACCATGTCATTCCGCTCTATACGCCGGAATGCCGCGAGTGTTACTCCTGCACATCGCGCAAGACCAATCTCTGCACCTCCATCCGCGCCACCCAGGGCCAGGGCGTGATGCCTGACGGTACCTCGCGCTTCTCCATCGGCAAGGACAAGATCCACCACTATATGGGCTGCTCGACCTTCTCGAACTACACGGTCCTGCCGGAAATCGCGCTGGCCAAGATCAATCCCGACGCGCCCTTCGACAAGGTCTGCTACATCGGTTGCGGCGTGACGACCGGTATCGGCGCCGTCATCAACACCGCCAAGGTCGAGATTGGCTCAACGGCGATCGTCTTCGGTCTTGGCGGCATCGGCCTCAACGTGCTGCAGGGCCTGCGCCTTGCCGGCGCCGACATGATCATCGGCGTCGACATCAACCCCGACCGCAAGGCCTGGGGCGAGAAGTTCGGCATGACCCACTTCGTCAACCCGAAGGAAGTCGGCGAGGATATCGTGCCCTATCTCGTCAACATGACGAAGCGCAACGGCGACCTGATCGGCGGCGCGGATTATACCTTCGACTGCACCGGCAACACGAAGGTCATGCGCCAGGCGCTGGAAGCCTCGCATCGCGGCTGGGGCAAGTCGGTCATCATCGGCGTTGCCGGTGCCGGCCAGGAAATCTCCACGCGCCCCTTCCAGCTCGTCACCGGCCGCAACTGGATGGGCACGGCCTTCGGCGGCGCGCGCGGCCGCACGGATGTGCCGAAGATCGTCGACTGGTACATGGAAGGCAAGATCCAGATCGATCCGATGATCACCCACACCATGCCGCTCGAAGACATCAACAAGGGCTTCGAGCTGATGCACAGGGGTGAGAGCATCCGCGGCGTGGTCGTTTATTGA
- the tgt gene encoding tRNA guanosine(34) transglycosylase Tgt, whose product MHDKFTFTLKATSGGARLGEVAMPRGVIRTPAFMPVGTVGTVKAMYLDQVRELGADIILGNTYHLMLRPGPERVARLGGLHELIRWPHPILTDSGGFQVMSLSGLRKLDEQGVTFKSHVDGSLHHMSPERSIEIQGMLDSDIQMQLDECIALPAERKEIERAMEMSLRWAERCRVAFGEQPGKAMFGIVQGGDQPDLRIRSAEGLKQLDLKGYAVGGLAVGEPQDVMLGMLDITLPVLPTEKPRYLMGVGTPDDILKSVARGIDMFDCVMPTRSGRHGLAFTRRGRVNIRNARHAEDMRPLDEQSNCPASRDYSRAYLHHLTRSNEALGGMLLSWHNLAYYQELMQGIRKSIEEGRFADFYAETIEMWARGDIDPV is encoded by the coding sequence ATGCACGACAAATTCACCTTCACCCTGAAAGCCACGAGCGGCGGCGCGCGCCTCGGCGAAGTCGCCATGCCGCGCGGCGTCATCCGCACGCCCGCCTTCATGCCGGTCGGCACTGTTGGCACCGTCAAGGCCATGTATCTCGATCAGGTGCGCGAGCTGGGGGCCGATATCATTCTCGGCAATACCTATCACCTGATGCTGCGGCCCGGCCCGGAGCGCGTTGCGCGTCTGGGCGGTCTGCATGAGCTGATCCGCTGGCCGCATCCGATCCTCACCGATAGCGGCGGTTTTCAGGTGATGTCGCTTTCCGGCTTGCGCAAGCTGGATGAGCAGGGCGTGACCTTTAAGAGCCATGTGGACGGTTCGCTGCACCATATGTCGCCGGAACGCTCGATCGAAATTCAGGGCATGCTCGATTCGGACATCCAGATGCAGCTCGATGAATGCATTGCGCTGCCGGCCGAGCGCAAGGAAATCGAGCGCGCCATGGAAATGTCGCTGCGCTGGGCGGAACGCTGCCGCGTCGCCTTCGGCGAGCAGCCCGGCAAGGCCATGTTCGGCATCGTGCAGGGCGGCGACCAGCCGGATCTGCGCATTCGTTCCGCCGAAGGGCTGAAGCAGCTTGATCTGAAGGGCTACGCCGTCGGCGGTCTTGCCGTCGGCGAACCGCAGGATGTGATGCTCGGCATGCTCGATATCACTCTTCCGGTGTTACCCACCGAAAAGCCGCGTTACCTGATGGGCGTCGGCACGCCTGACGACATCCTGAAATCGGTGGCGCGTGGCATCGACATGTTCGACTGCGTGATGCCGACCCGCTCCGGCCGTCACGGGCTTGCCTTTACCCGTCGTGGCAGGGTCAATATCCGCAACGCCCGCCATGCCGAGGATATGCGTCCGCTCGACGAGCAGTCCAACTGCCCGGCCTCGCGCGATTATTCCCGCGCCTATCTGCATCATCTCACCCGCTCCAACGAGGCGCTGGGCGGCATGCTGCTCTCCTGGCACAATCTTGCCTATTATCAGGAGCTGATGCAGGGTATCCGCAAGTCGATCGAGGAAGGCCGTTTCGCCGATTTTTATGCGGAAACCATAGAGATGTGGGCGCGGGGCGACATAGACCCGGTTTAA
- a CDS encoding TadE/TadG family type IV pilus assembly protein — protein MKASTRHFRSLLQDRRANFAIITALMMPVFLFTFGLLFEGGRALAYYSQSKRVIAQACERSTKPTRTNVPLDEVRRKNVLDTFDALIGSTKQKVVSREVKIDWLTTDIEAKFTYRTVLGSMFNVEQMDYALTYRCDGIPPYPHDGEVIVNNTFEILNGKERVLKFGKSPSTKNGCWGVYSYEELGWDGGTGPGIELQDWSSAECRKKFGWQGYEEPQKDAGSACASVSQQDTSPTDKETGKDASQSPAANPCSPQPDDPAKSPQWSAENARIPPTKYVVELDSDWQGTGRRDANSSIFKYVELHPGTYEVSVWYNGRNDAYGGTNDIDIFLQVLRPKLGSEKKIIEMAQKGKVFWERRSYSITVDTYSVYKLTIAAGGKSDSLGGIITAFEVKYVDAPK, from the coding sequence TTGAAGGCGTCGACGCGCCATTTCCGCTCGCTTCTTCAGGACCGGCGGGCAAATTTCGCGATTATCACGGCATTGATGATGCCGGTCTTTCTTTTCACCTTCGGGCTGCTTTTCGAAGGCGGCCGGGCGCTGGCTTATTACAGCCAGTCAAAGCGGGTGATCGCGCAGGCCTGCGAGCGCTCGACGAAACCGACCCGCACGAATGTGCCTCTCGATGAAGTGCGCCGCAAAAATGTGCTCGATACGTTCGATGCGCTCATCGGCTCCACCAAGCAGAAGGTGGTGAGCCGCGAAGTGAAGATCGACTGGCTGACCACCGATATCGAAGCGAAATTCACTTACAGGACGGTGCTGGGCAGCATGTTCAATGTCGAACAGATGGATTACGCGCTGACTTACCGTTGCGACGGCATTCCTCCCTATCCGCATGATGGCGAGGTGATCGTCAACAACACGTTCGAGATACTGAATGGCAAGGAGCGGGTTCTCAAATTCGGCAAAAGCCCCAGCACCAAGAACGGCTGCTGGGGTGTCTACAGCTATGAGGAACTTGGATGGGACGGCGGCACTGGCCCCGGTATCGAGCTTCAGGACTGGAGCAGTGCCGAATGTCGCAAGAAATTCGGCTGGCAGGGCTATGAGGAGCCGCAGAAGGATGCCGGGTCTGCCTGCGCCAGCGTTTCGCAGCAGGACACTTCCCCGACGGATAAAGAAACCGGCAAGGATGCGTCACAATCCCCGGCGGCCAATCCGTGTTCACCGCAACCGGACGACCCGGCAAAATCTCCCCAGTGGAGTGCCGAAAACGCCCGGATACCGCCGACCAAATATGTGGTGGAACTGGACAGCGACTGGCAAGGGACAGGCAGACGGGATGCCAACAGTTCGATCTTCAAATATGTGGAACTGCATCCCGGCACATATGAGGTTTCGGTCTGGTACAATGGCCGTAACGACGCCTATGGCGGCACCAACGACATCGATATCTTCCTGCAGGTTCTGCGCCCGAAGCTGGGTTCGGAAAAGAAGATCATTGAAATGGCCCAGAAGGGCAAGGTTTTCTGGGAGCGCCGCAGCTATTCGATCACGGTCGATACCTACTCCGTCTACAAGCTGACGATTGCCGCCGGTGGAAAAAGCGACAGTCTCGGTGGCATCATCACGGCGTTCGAGGTGAAGTATGTCGACGCGCCGAAGTGA
- a CDS encoding AMP-binding protein has translation MTPHFLLHHLLAARAASDDQALVHKEQSLSYREFAAAAARCAAALQQAGAKRGDRVVIYLPRGIEECWSIFGVSMASGVFVPVNALLKSQQIRHIVADSGAKIVISNRAMQAELDAALQGLTDVTLLLAEDIEGHTSMPARPSAAIGEDLAAILYTSGSTGSPKGVMLSHRNLLAGARIVRTYLEITASDRILSLLPFSFDYGLNQLLTAVEQGATTVISTFRLGDDIVRDLRDHAVTGLAGVPTVWAILTRAAPSLAKTPLPHLRYITNSGGRVPQETVKALREKLPDTKIYLMYGLTEAFRSTFLPPEEIDSRPTSIGKAIPECEIFIVTDKGQRAKPGEPGILVHRGPTVSLGYWNRPEDTAKVLRPHPFIPAALGGETVCYSGDLAVEDEDGFFSFVARDDAMIKSSGYRISPTEVEESLMSTGLFQQVAVIGLPDPFAGEKVHAVATAANETTDVSAALKKAAEMLAPFMIPRAIELVDRLPVTANGKVDYRALVRERTDNVAHG, from the coding sequence ATGACACCCCATTTCCTGCTGCACCATCTTCTTGCCGCACGCGCGGCAAGCGACGATCAGGCCCTCGTTCATAAAGAACAATCGCTGAGTTATCGCGAATTCGCCGCAGCGGCGGCGCGATGCGCGGCGGCCCTGCAGCAGGCCGGCGCGAAACGCGGCGACCGCGTCGTCATCTATCTGCCACGCGGCATCGAGGAATGCTGGTCGATCTTCGGTGTCAGCATGGCGTCCGGTGTTTTCGTTCCGGTCAATGCGCTGCTGAAATCGCAGCAGATCCGCCATATCGTCGCGGATAGCGGCGCGAAAATCGTCATCAGCAACAGGGCAATGCAGGCGGAACTGGATGCTGCGTTGCAAGGGCTGACCGATGTGACCCTGTTGCTGGCGGAAGATATCGAAGGCCACACAAGCATGCCTGCCCGCCCTTCGGCGGCAATCGGCGAAGACCTCGCCGCCATCCTCTATACATCGGGCTCCACCGGCTCGCCCAAGGGCGTGATGCTGTCGCACCGCAATCTTCTGGCCGGCGCGCGCATCGTGCGCACCTATCTGGAGATCACGGCAAGCGACCGCATTCTTTCCCTCCTGCCCTTCAGCTTCGATTACGGTCTGAACCAGCTGCTGACGGCGGTGGAACAGGGCGCGACCACGGTCATCTCCACCTTCCGGCTGGGCGACGATATCGTCCGCGATCTGCGCGACCATGCCGTCACAGGTCTTGCCGGCGTGCCGACCGTCTGGGCAATCCTGACCAGAGCGGCCCCGTCGCTGGCAAAGACGCCACTGCCGCATCTGCGCTACATTACCAATTCCGGCGGGCGTGTGCCGCAGGAAACCGTAAAAGCGCTGCGCGAAAAGCTGCCGGACACGAAAATCTACCTGATGTATGGTCTGACCGAGGCTTTCCGTTCCACCTTCCTGCCACCGGAAGAAATCGACAGCCGGCCGACCTCCATCGGCAAGGCTATCCCGGAATGCGAGATCTTCATCGTCACCGACAAGGGACAGCGGGCAAAACCGGGCGAGCCCGGCATTCTCGTCCATCGTGGCCCGACGGTTTCGCTGGGTTACTGGAACCGGCCGGAAGACACGGCGAAAGTGCTGCGTCCCCATCCCTTCATCCCGGCGGCACTGGGCGGCGAAACCGTCTGCTATTCCGGCGATCTGGCCGTGGAAGACGAAGACGGTTTCTTCAGCTTCGTTGCCCGCGACGATGCGATGATCAAATCGTCCGGCTATCGCATCAGCCCGACAGAGGTGGAGGAAAGCCTGATGTCGACAGGGCTGTTCCAGCAGGTCGCCGTCATCGGTCTGCCGGACCCCTTTGCCGGTGAAAAGGTACATGCGGTCGCAACCGCCGCCAATGAGACCACCGACGTTTCAGCAGCGCTGAAGAAGGCCGCCGAAATGCTCGCCCCCTTCATGATCCCGCGCGCCATCGAACTGGTCGACCGGCTGCCGGTCACCGCCAATGGCAAGGTGGATTACCGCGCGCTGGTGCGCGAACGGACGGACAATGTCGCCCACGGATAA
- a CDS encoding aminodeoxychorismate synthase component I: MAHAPYVLFRDDTTGTVTAFAEPEEIIVADEPEAFFAALKRMEQLRRAGKYLAGYMSYEAGFLFEPKLAPFAAEPRNVPFLTFGVFSGPQPDAGRFARPDALPDADAFLSNPVPAWTLQEYQKRFARLHDHLRRGDCYQGNLTMPVTARWSGDPLTAFWSLIERQPVKYGALVDLGGPVILSRSPELFFSVDRDGFIETHPMKGTTPRGADAEEDRAIIAAMLADEKTLAENRMIVDLLRNDISRITEVGSLHVPRLFDIETYPTVHQMVSHVRAKLLSEVTVENIFAALFPCGSVTGAPKMWAMKILRELEAGPRDAYCGAIGFISPDGDMRFSVAIRTLSLFDDGRAVFNVGGGIVFDSVAEAEYDECLLKSKFAVGDRLLRV; this comes from the coding sequence TTGGCACATGCGCCTTACGTTCTTTTCCGGGATGACACGACCGGCACGGTGACAGCCTTCGCCGAGCCGGAAGAGATCATCGTCGCGGATGAGCCTGAGGCGTTTTTCGCCGCGCTGAAGCGCATGGAACAGCTGCGCCGGGCCGGTAAATATCTTGCCGGCTATATGTCCTACGAGGCGGGTTTCCTGTTCGAACCAAAGCTTGCGCCTTTTGCCGCCGAGCCTCGCAACGTGCCGTTTCTGACCTTCGGCGTCTTTTCCGGCCCACAGCCGGATGCGGGGCGGTTTGCGCGCCCTGACGCGCTGCCGGATGCGGATGCATTCCTCTCCAATCCCGTGCCGGCCTGGACGCTCCAAGAATACCAAAAGCGCTTTGCGCGCTTGCACGACCATCTGCGTCGTGGTGACTGTTACCAGGGCAATCTGACCATGCCCGTCACCGCTCGCTGGAGTGGCGACCCGCTCACCGCCTTCTGGTCGCTGATCGAGCGGCAACCGGTGAAATACGGCGCGCTGGTCGATCTTGGCGGCCCGGTCATCCTGTCGCGCTCACCGGAACTGTTTTTTTCGGTCGACAGGGACGGTTTCATCGAAACCCATCCGATGAAGGGAACGACACCGCGCGGGGCGGATGCGGAGGAGGACCGGGCAATCATTGCGGCGATGCTGGCGGATGAAAAGACGCTGGCTGAAAACCGCATGATCGTCGATCTGCTGCGCAACGATATTTCCCGTATCACCGAGGTCGGTAGCCTTCATGTGCCGCGGCTGTTCGATATCGAGACCTATCCCACCGTTCACCAGATGGTCAGCCATGTCAGGGCGAAGCTTCTGTCCGAGGTGACGGTGGAAAACATCTTCGCCGCGCTGTTTCCCTGCGGCTCCGTCACCGGCGCACCGAAAATGTGGGCGATGAAAATTCTGCGCGAGCTGGAAGCTGGCCCACGCGACGCCTATTGCGGCGCGATCGGCTTTATATCCCCTGACGGTGACATGCGGTTCTCAGTAGCGATCCGCACACTCAGCCTGTTCGATGATGGTCGTGCCGTCTTTAATGTCGGGGGCGGCATCGTCTTCGATTCCGTCGCGGAAGCCGAATATGACGAGTGTTTGCTGAAATCGAAATTCGCGGTGGGGGACAGGTTGCTGCGGGTGTGA
- the queA gene encoding tRNA preQ1(34) S-adenosylmethionine ribosyltransferase-isomerase QueA — translation MRVDLFDFDLPEENIALRPANPRDSARLLVVDPNENRMEDHRVFNLPSFLRPGDALVFNDTRVIPAQLEGVRLREGAPETSVSATLHMRADQSRWKAFARPGKRIKEGDRIRFGYERDNACGLAHLEATVEEKGEDGEITLLFDVSGPVLDEAIASVGHIPLPPYIAAKRPEDQRDQTDYQTIYAREKGAVAAPTAGLHFTPDLFEALDKAGIERHFVTLHVGAGTFLPVKSDDTDDHKMHFEIGHVSQETADRLNAVKARGGRIVCVGTTSLRLIESAADENGVIHPWSDATGIFITPGYRFRAVDMLMTNFHLPKSTLFMLVSAFCGLETMRDAYKRAIETGYRFYSYGDSSLLFRKN, via the coding sequence ATGCGTGTAGACCTGTTCGATTTCGATCTGCCCGAGGAGAATATTGCCCTTCGCCCGGCGAATCCGCGCGACAGCGCGCGCCTGCTGGTGGTCGATCCGAATGAAAACCGCATGGAAGACCACCGCGTCTTTAACCTGCCGTCTTTCCTGAGGCCCGGCGACGCGCTTGTTTTCAACGACACGCGCGTCATTCCCGCCCAGCTGGAAGGTGTCAGGCTGCGCGAAGGTGCGCCGGAGACGTCGGTTTCGGCCACGCTGCACATGCGTGCCGACCAGTCGCGCTGGAAGGCTTTCGCCCGCCCCGGCAAGCGCATCAAGGAAGGCGACCGCATCCGGTTCGGTTATGAGCGCGACAATGCCTGCGGCCTTGCCCATCTGGAGGCCACCGTCGAGGAAAAGGGCGAGGATGGCGAGATAACGCTGCTGTTCGACGTTTCCGGCCCTGTTCTGGACGAGGCGATTGCCTCGGTCGGCCATATTCCCTTGCCGCCTTATATCGCCGCCAAACGGCCAGAGGACCAGCGGGACCAGACCGACTACCAGACCATCTATGCCCGCGAAAAAGGTGCGGTTGCCGCCCCCACCGCCGGGCTGCATTTCACGCCCGATCTGTTCGAAGCACTGGACAAGGCTGGTATCGAGCGGCATTTCGTGACGCTTCACGTTGGGGCAGGCACTTTCCTTCCGGTGAAGTCCGACGATACCGACGATCACAAGATGCATTTCGAGATCGGCCATGTCTCGCAGGAAACCGCTGACCGGCTGAATGCGGTGAAGGCGCGCGGCGGGCGCATTGTCTGCGTCGGCACAACATCGCTGCGGCTCATCGAAAGTGCGGCCGACGAGAATGGCGTTATCCACCCATGGTCCGATGCCACCGGCATCTTCATCACGCCTGGTTACCGTTTCCGGGCTGTCGATATGCTCATGACCAATTTCCACCTGCCGAAATCGACGCTGTTCATGCTGGTTTCGGCTTTCTGCGGTCTCGAAACGATGCGTGACGCTTATAAGCGTGCCATCGAAACCGGATACCGTTTCTATTCCTATGGCGATTCCAGCCTGTTGTTCCGGAAAAACTGA
- a CDS encoding peptidylprolyl isomerase translates to MAEIKDPENTIIMETTTGKVVIQLLPEVAPGHVARIKELVSEGAYDGVVFHRVIEDFMAQTGDVKFGKKGSESFNPARAGMGGSEKEDLKAEFSAIPHVRGTCSMARSQSPNSANSQFFICFTDSPWLNKQYTVWGQVIEGMEAIDKVKRGEPVKDPDSIVSMKLASAA, encoded by the coding sequence ATGGCCGAGATCAAGGATCCGGAAAACACCATCATCATGGAAACGACGACCGGCAAGGTCGTGATCCAGCTGCTTCCGGAAGTTGCTCCGGGCCACGTTGCCCGTATCAAGGAACTGGTATCGGAAGGCGCTTATGATGGCGTCGTGTTCCACCGCGTCATCGAAGACTTCATGGCCCAGACGGGCGACGTGAAGTTCGGCAAGAAGGGTTCGGAAAGCTTCAACCCGGCACGCGCCGGCATGGGCGGCTCTGAAAAGGAAGACCTGAAGGCTGAATTTTCCGCCATTCCGCACGTTCGCGGCACCTGCTCCATGGCCCGTTCGCAGAGCCCGAACTCCGCCAACTCGCAGTTCTTCATCTGCTTCACCGATTCGCCGTGGCTGAACAAGCAGTACACCGTCTGGGGCCAGGTCATCGAAGGCATGGAAGCCATCGACAAGGTCAAGCGCGGCGAGCCGGTGAAGGATCCCGATTCGATCGTTTCCATGAAGCTTGCTTCGGCGGCTTGA
- a CDS encoding TadE/TadG family type IV pilus assembly protein, producing the protein MMVFRLKSVLGAMMRSRSGVAAVEFSLLLPMLIIFLAVMVETGRGWLSYDRFVTVVDNTARWSARFPEFEERVRTGVKTFVIDAGQPLNPDKLDLTLRSAKLVGGVAVTEFAPYHFFGSAENVVWDKMLKAGNFKEEEAVIVISGRYKYSPLFSFLSATTFEFEYVATVNPYFSRHYKYQKGKSDWAFWNVR; encoded by the coding sequence ATGATGGTCTTTCGGCTGAAATCTGTCCTCGGCGCCATGATGCGGTCGCGTTCCGGCGTGGCTGCGGTGGAATTTTCCCTGCTGTTGCCGATGCTGATCATCTTTCTGGCGGTGATGGTCGAGACCGGTCGTGGCTGGCTGAGTTACGACCGTTTTGTCACGGTCGTCGACAATACCGCCCGCTGGTCTGCCCGTTTCCCCGAATTTGAGGAGCGGGTAAGGACGGGTGTGAAAACCTTCGTCATCGACGCCGGCCAGCCGCTCAACCCCGACAAGCTCGACCTGACCCTGCGGAGCGCCAAACTGGTGGGTGGCGTCGCCGTCACCGAGTTCGCGCCCTATCATTTCTTCGGCTCAGCCGAAAACGTCGTCTGGGACAAGATGCTGAAGGCAGGGAACTTCAAGGAGGAAGAGGCCGTCATCGTGATTTCGGGGCGGTATAAATACAGCCCCCTGTTTTCGTTCCTCAGCGCGACCACCTTCGAGTTCGAATATGTGGCGACGGTCAATCCGTATTTCTCGCGGCATTACAAATATCAGAAGGGCAAGTCGGACTGGGCCTTCTGGAACGTTCGCTGA
- a CDS encoding type III PLP-dependent enzyme, translating to MSPTDKTQSHGPALAAAQFAVTDNDLVIGGLAVRDIVAQTGTPCFLYDASAMRRAYRSLETALSGFADIYYSVKANPLPAIIALFRQQGAGAEIASVGEYRAAIKAGVAPENIIFAGPGKGMAELREVIEGGIGEIHIESAEEIARIEEIGKPVKASIRINPVPDTQAGAMRMGGKATAFGFDEEELENVLPLFRDARHIDLVGVHIYGGTQILDADMLVSQWRHAISLAARMAQMLGRPLETIDLGGGLGIPYFAGETPLDLATVSAAIPDLKALVQAHPLITDAHIIVEPGRFLAGPGGLYVAEVNSVKSSRGTTFVVTDGGMHHHLAASGNLGQIVKRNYPIVAPAKMQADHDETATIVGPLCTPLDTLARNAALPKLKTGDLLAILQSGAYGASASPAGFLSHAAAKEVLVEDGVFEAIGR from the coding sequence ATGTCGCCCACGGATAAAACCCAGAGCCACGGCCCGGCCCTTGCGGCTGCGCAATTTGCGGTCACTGACAATGATCTCGTCATTGGCGGGCTTGCGGTGCGCGATATCGTCGCCCAAACCGGAACGCCGTGCTTCCTCTATGATGCAAGCGCCATGCGCCGCGCCTATCGGAGCCTTGAAACGGCGCTCTCGGGCTTTGCCGATATCTATTATTCGGTGAAGGCCAATCCCCTGCCCGCCATTATCGCGCTCTTCCGGCAGCAGGGCGCGGGTGCAGAAATCGCCTCCGTTGGCGAATATCGCGCCGCCATCAAGGCTGGCGTCGCACCTGAGAACATCATCTTCGCCGGCCCCGGCAAGGGCATGGCCGAATTGCGCGAGGTGATCGAGGGCGGCATCGGCGAAATCCATATTGAAAGCGCCGAGGAAATCGCCCGCATCGAGGAGATCGGCAAACCGGTCAAAGCCTCGATCCGCATCAACCCCGTGCCGGATACTCAAGCCGGCGCCATGCGCATGGGCGGCAAGGCCACCGCTTTTGGTTTCGACGAGGAAGAGCTGGAAAACGTCCTGCCGCTTTTCAGGGACGCCAGACATATTGATCTCGTCGGCGTGCACATCTATGGCGGCACGCAGATCCTCGACGCCGACATGCTTGTCTCCCAATGGCGACACGCCATTTCCCTTGCCGCACGCATGGCGCAAATGCTGGGCAGACCGCTTGAAACCATCGATCTCGGCGGTGGCCTCGGCATCCCCTATTTCGCCGGGGAAACGCCGCTTGATCTTGCAACGGTCAGCGCCGCCATTCCCGATCTCAAGGCGCTTGTGCAAGCGCATCCGCTGATAACCGACGCCCATATCATCGTCGAACCCGGCCGCTTCCTCGCCGGCCCCGGCGGCCTCTATGTGGCGGAAGTAAATTCGGTGAAAAGCTCACGCGGCACCACCTTCGTGGTGACGGATGGCGGTATGCACCACCATCTGGCGGCCTCGGGCAATCTCGGCCAGATCGTCAAGCGCAACTATCCCATCGTCGCGCCCGCCAAGATGCAGGCAGATCACGACGAGACAGCAACCATCGTCGGTCCGCTCTGCACACCGCTCGACACACTGGCCCGCAATGCGGCTCTGCCGAAACTGAAGACCGGTGACTTACTCGCCATCCTGCAATCGGGCGCCTATGGCGCCAGCGCCAGCCCTGCGGGTTTTCTCAGCCATGCGGCAGCGAAGGAAGTGCTGGTGGAGGATGGTGTGTTTGAGGCGATCGGACGCTGA